The genomic interval CAAAACGGATATCCGGCTTATCGGAACCATAGGTTTTCATGGCTTCATCATAACTCATCCTGGGAAAGTCTTCCATATCCATCCCCTTGATGACCTTGAAAAGATGCTTAGCCAGCCCTTCAAAAGTGTTTAAAATGTCTTCCTGGGTGACAAAGGCCATCTCGCAGTCGATCTGTGTGAATTCCGGCTGGCGGTCGGCACGCAGATCTTCGTCGCGGAAACACTTTACGATCTGGTAATATCGGTCGTATCCTGCTACCATCAGCAACTGCTTGAAGGTCTGTGGCGATTGTGGCAAAGCATAAAACTGCCCCTGGTTCATGCGGGAAGGTACCACAAAGTCGCGGGCGCCCTCAGGGGTGGATTTGATGAGGTATGGAGTCTCTATCTCGATGAAATTCACAGAATCCAGGTATTTACGGGTCTCTATTGACATTCGGTGGCGTAACTCCAGGTTCCTGCGTACGGGATTCCTCCTCAGGTCGAGATAACGGTATTTCATGCGCAGCTCCTCTCCACCGTCGGTCTCGTCTTCAATGGTGAAAGGCGGGAGCTTGGATGTGTTGAGAACAGTCAATTTCTTAACAATGATCTCAATATCTCCGGTCGGCATCTTCGGATTCTTGTTGCTTCTCTCCTCCACAATGCCTGCAACCTGGATCACATACTCGCGTCCAAGCTTCCGCCCTTCTTCGCAAAGAGAGGCATCGCTTTCCATGTTGAAGGCCAGTTGCGTGATGCCATAACGGTCGCGCAGATCGATGAAGGTCATCCCGCCAAGGTCACGCGATCGCTGCATCCAGCCGCTGAGAATTACGTTCTTCCCCTTGTCCGACAAGCGGAGTTCTCCGCAGGTATGTGTTCTTAGCATGATGTTGAGATTAAAATTTCTGCGAAAATAGTAAAAGTTAAGAGGTTTACACCCCATCAGGCATGCCCGGAATGATATTTTTCATTGCTGAATTTATTGCATTTCATTACCTGGGTTATACTTTTTCATTTTTTTCTGAAAAAAACTTTTAAATCCAGACTGGTTATATTCAGCTCCTTGGAATAAATGTTTTCTCTGGTTCCAAAGGTTGTGATCATGGTTAGAAAAATACTTTTCCTGCTTTTTGTCTGCCTGTTGAATACTTCCATCTTATTCCTGAGTTCCCCGGCATATTTCTGATCAATGATGAATGCGCTTTCATGGAATTTCATCTCGCACAGGTTGATGGCACCGTCCTTCCTGTCGATAAGCAGGTCAATCTGTGCCCCCTTCAGGCCCAGTTCACGGTTGCCGGCAAAACGCCATGGATTAACAGCGGTTTCTACCGCCGCGATACCCAGGGCGCTCTTAATTTCCCGGATGTGTTTCAGACAAACATTCTCAAAAGCAAATCCTTCCCATGCTTTTCTTTTCGGACTGTTTAACAGGGAAATCCAGTAACCTTCTCCCGGGGACCTGTTCCCCAGGGGCCTGACCCAGTGCAGATGAAAAAGTGTAAATTCATCTACCAAGCGGTATATGGCATCATTGGACTTTTTCGCGAAAGGTATCCTGGATTCGATGAACCCTGATTCTTCCAACTCCTCCAGGATCTTGCTCGCTGTTCCACCCGAGGATATACCTGCTTCTTTGAGAAGTATGTTTCTAGTTAGTCCAGAGGCTCTTTTTGCCAGCACTTTCACTACTTTCAGGTGATAATCGCTCTGGTCGAATAACGACCGGTAAAGCTGATCGTATTCATGCCTGAGCTGACCATTTTCGGAAAATATAACCTCATCGATGATCTGTGT from Bacteroidota bacterium carries:
- a CDS encoding AAA family ATPase — translated: MVSEIIGRNHEMEVFKHAMDSPNPEFIGVYGRRRVGKTYLIREFFNSDIEFELTGLHNASLSDQLENFAEAMGRSIALGVQPKTPVSWKAAFQMLETYLESFPPKKRNKKRVVFLDELPWMNTPRSKFLQSLEHFWNSYGSKKKDLVLIVCGSAASWMVQNIVRARGGLHNRLTRQIRLLPFNLNETKDFLVKQGIKNLTDYMITQLYMAFGGIPYYLAQVRKNLTPTQIIDEVIFSENGQLRHEYDQLYRSLFDQSDYHLKVVKVLAKRASGLTRNILLKEAGISSGGTASKILEELEESGFIESRIPFAKKSNDAIYRLVDEFTLFHLHWVRPLGNRSPGEGYWISLLNSPKRKAWEGFAFENVCLKHIREIKSALGIAAVETAVNPWRFAGNRELGLKGAQIDLLIDRKDGAINLCEMKFHESAFIIDQKYAGELRNKMEVFNRQTKSRKSIFLTMITTFGTRENIYSKELNITSLDLKVFFRKK